A genome region from Blochmannia endosymbiont of Polyrhachis (Hedomyrma) turneri includes the following:
- the ilvG gene encoding acetolactate synthase 2 catalytic subunit, with product MNGAQWVVQLLKDHGVDVVFGYPGGAIMPIYDALFDGGIEHLLCRHEQGAIFAAIGYARATGKVGVCFATSGPGATNLVTGLADALLDSVPVIAITGQVGLNFIGTDAFQEIDVLGLSLACTKHSFLVESLCALSNIIQQAFIIATSGRPGPVLIDIPKDIQLLTDNNINCNFLSSETACIDSKVVSNAGVDVAFSLITKSLRPVLYVGGGVGISGSVLKLREFICVTGIPVVVTLKGLGSVDYHDPCYLGMLGMHGNRAANLVVQRCDLLIAIGARFDDRVTGLVSSFAPMAKVIHLDIDPSEFNKLRRADVTLLGNLKDFLEKLSQSLSIDAWRLEVQDLRQKYRWLYDDNVGNQSISVPVFLKHISDHLPSDTIVTTDVGQHQMWVAQHMKFSYPENFITSSGLGSMGFGIPAAIGAQVGRPQSTVICISGDGSFMMNVQELGTIKRKKLPVKIILLDNKRLGMVRQWQELFFDKRYCETSLFDNPDFVILAQSFGIGSLSISNKDQIENAINILFADAVPFLLHVIINEFDNVWPLVPPGAANDVMLIG from the coding sequence ATGAATGGAGCTCAATGGGTGGTTCAATTATTAAAGGATCATGGTGTTGATGTAGTTTTTGGATATCCTGGTGGTGCTATAATGCCAATATATGATGCTTTATTTGATGGGGGGATAGAACATTTATTGTGTCGCCATGAACAAGGTGCTATTTTTGCAGCGATTGGGTATGCACGTGCAACTGGTAAGGTAGGTGTATGTTTTGCTACTTCTGGGCCAGGTGCTACCAATCTTGTTACTGGATTAGCTGACGCACTTTTAGATTCTGTACCAGTGATTGCTATTACTGGTCAGGTTGGGCTAAATTTTATTGGTACTGATGCTTTTCAGGAAATTGATGTTCTTGGTTTATCTTTAGCTTGTACAAAGCATAGTTTTTTGGTGGAATCTTTATGTGCATTATCTAATATTATTCAGCAAGCATTTATTATTGCTACCAGTGGTAGACCTGGCCCGGTATTAATTGATATTCCTAAAGATATTCAATTATTGACTGATAATAATATAAATTGTAATTTTTTAAGTTCAGAAACAGCTTGTATTGATAGTAAAGTGGTATCAAATGCGGGTGTAGATGTAGCATTTTCATTAATTACTAAATCTCTTAGGCCAGTATTATATGTTGGGGGGGGTGTTGGTATTTCAGGATCAGTTTTGAAATTACGTGAATTTATTTGTGTGACAGGTATACCAGTTGTGGTGACTTTGAAAGGTTTAGGGTCTGTAGATTATCATGATCCGTGCTATTTAGGCATGTTAGGTATGCACGGTAATCGAGCTGCTAATTTGGTTGTTCAAAGATGTGATTTATTAATTGCTATAGGTGCTCGTTTTGATGATCGTGTAACTGGTTTAGTTAGTTCTTTTGCTCCCATGGCAAAAGTTATTCATTTGGATATTGATCCATCTGAGTTTAATAAATTACGTCGTGCAGATGTAACTTTGTTAGGTAATTTAAAAGATTTTTTGGAAAAGTTGTCTCAGTCGTTATCTATTGATGCTTGGAGATTAGAAGTGCAGGATTTAAGGCAAAAATATCGTTGGTTATATGATGATAATGTAGGTAATCAATCTATTTCTGTTCCAGTTTTTTTAAAACATATTAGTGATCATCTTCCAAGTGATACTATTGTCACTACAGATGTTGGGCAACATCAAATGTGGGTTGCTCAGCATATGAAATTTAGTTATCCAGAAAATTTTATTACTTCTAGTGGTCTGGGATCAATGGGGTTTGGTATACCAGCAGCTATAGGAGCGCAAGTTGGTCGTCCTCAGAGTACAGTAATATGTATTTCTGGTGATGGTTCTTTTATGATGAATGTGCAGGAATTAGGTACCATTAAGAGGAAAAAATTACCTGTCAAAATTATTTTATTAGATAATAAACGTTTGGGTATGGTACGACAGTGGCAAGAATTATTTTTTGATAAACGTTATTGTGAAACAAGTTTGTTTGATAATCCTGATTTTGTTATATTAGCTCAGTCATTTGGGATTGGTTCTTTGTCTATATCCAATAAGGATCAAATTGAGAATGCAATTAATATATTGTTTGCTGATGCAGTTCCTTTTTTGTTACATGTGATAATTAATGAATTTGATAATGTTTGGCCGTTAGTACCTCCAGGAGCTGCTAATG
- the murI gene encoding glutamate racemase, producing MVVVVNDINCCVRLNNHQLTVLIFDSGVGGLSIYQELRVLLPYIRYLYFFDNEVFPYGESSHLSILDRVNSIFRAVCRYHKLDLVIIACNTATVTFLETVRSCFFFPIIGIIPDIRLGIRCTRNGVVGLLATYRTINSKLILNIINRLSTHCNILLLSASELVRCVEDKVLNNKQVSINLLYEIFSPWLSLSKKPDTIILGCTHFLHLEYEFRLIFQKRVCLVGSSKNLAYRIACLLKNSNMYVGNIGVKTIENQAYCSVITDTVFMQWSLVLYRYGFSSLAEISV from the coding sequence ATGGTTGTTGTTGTTAATGATATAAATTGTTGCGTTAGATTAAATAATCATCAGTTAACAGTTTTAATATTTGATTCTGGAGTAGGTGGTTTATCTATTTATCAGGAACTTAGAGTGTTATTACCTTATATACGTTATTTATATTTTTTTGATAATGAGGTGTTTCCTTATGGTGAAAGTTCACACTTATCTATATTAGATCGTGTGAATAGTATTTTTAGGGCGGTATGTCGATATCATAAGTTAGATTTGGTAATTATTGCTTGTAATACTGCAACAGTGACGTTTTTAGAAACAGTGCGGAGTTGTTTTTTTTTTCCGATTATTGGCATAATACCTGATATTCGATTAGGGATTAGGTGTACGCGTAATGGTGTTGTGGGTTTGTTAGCAACTTACAGAACCATCAATAGTAAATTAATATTGAATATAATCAATCGATTATCAACACATTGTAATATTTTGTTATTAAGTGCTTCTGAGTTAGTGCGTTGTGTTGAAGATAAAGTATTAAATAATAAACAAGTTTCTATTAATTTATTATATGAAATTTTTAGTCCATGGTTGAGTCTTTCTAAGAAACCTGATACAATTATCCTGGGGTGTACTCATTTTTTACATTTAGAATATGAATTTCGATTGATTTTTCAAAAAAGAGTTTGTTTAGTAGGTTCTTCTAAAAATTTAGCTTATCGTATTGCTTGTTTATTAAAAAATAGTAATATGTACGTTGGAAATATTGGAGTAAAAACAATAGAAAATCAAGCGTATTGTTCTGTTATTACGGATACAGTGTTTATGCAGTGGTCGTTAGTGTTATATCGTTATGGTTTTTCTTCTTTGGCAGAGATATCGGTATAA
- the metF gene encoding methylenetetrahydrofolate reductase produces the protein MDVLYVGSELLDDQFMLNVSNGINVSFEFFPPHNEGMKKIFWQSITKLSELAPVFVSVTSGVNFRNSDYVYNIIQEIKCRTGWTVAPHLTCIDVTLQQLTALAEKYWNNGIRHIVALRGDPVDKVCQSAMYAIDLVVLLKRIANFDISVAAYPEVHPEAISAQSDLLYLKKKIDAGANRAITQFFFDVEKYLKFRDLCVSSGISIPIVPGILPVFDFCQLKRFLTFTRVVLPRWVLSVFDGLESDKNTQKMIGIVIAMEIIRILIREEVRDFHFYTLNRFELTYAICSMLGVRKNSKGV, from the coding sequence ATGGATGTATTATATGTTGGTTCAGAATTATTAGATGATCAATTTATGTTAAATGTATCCAATGGTATTAATGTTTCATTTGAGTTTTTCCCGCCTCATAATGAAGGGATGAAGAAAATTTTTTGGCAATCTATTACAAAATTATCCGAATTAGCACCTGTGTTTGTTTCTGTTACTTCTGGTGTGAATTTTAGAAATAGTGATTATGTTTATAATATTATTCAGGAGATTAAGTGTCGTACTGGTTGGACAGTTGCACCTCATTTAACATGCATTGATGTTACATTGCAGCAATTAACAGCTTTAGCTGAAAAATATTGGAATAATGGTATCCGGCATATTGTAGCATTAAGAGGTGATCCTGTGGATAAGGTTTGTCAATCAGCTATGTATGCTATAGATTTAGTTGTGTTATTGAAAAGAATTGCCAATTTTGATATTTCTGTTGCAGCTTATCCAGAGGTACATCCTGAAGCAATTAGTGCACAATCTGATTTATTGTATTTGAAAAAGAAAATTGATGCTGGGGCTAATCGTGCGATTACTCAATTTTTTTTTGATGTTGAAAAATATTTAAAATTTCGAGATTTATGTGTATCTTCTGGCATATCAATTCCAATTGTACCTGGTATTTTACCTGTGTTTGATTTTTGTCAATTAAAGCGTTTTTTAACTTTTACTCGAGTAGTGTTGCCAAGATGGGTTTTAAGTGTGTTTGATGGGTTAGAGTCTGATAAAAATACTCAAAAAATGATTGGTATTGTCATTGCTATGGAAATAATACGGATTTTAATTCGTGAAGAAGTTAGGGATTTTCATTTTTATACTTTAAATCGTTTTGAACTTACTTATGCTATATGTTCTATGTTAGGTGTAAGAAAAAATAGTAAAGGTGTTTAG